TGGAGTTGCCCGCTTTGATCGTCACTCAGCGCTGATGGAGCGCCACGCCGCTTGTGCCAACAACTCCCGGTGAGCCTTCGGGCTGGAAGGCACCCGCCCCGCCAGCCATGCCCGGCAATAACTTTCAGACGCGCCGATGATCAGCGAGAACATCAACTCGGCGGGATAGCGCTTGAGCGCCTCGCCCTGCTCTGCGGCGCTCAGCCACTGCCACAGTTGACCGTTACGTGAGGTGTTGCGGCTGGCGAGCTCGTCCTTGAACGGTCCCTTGGTCACCGCAAAGCGCGCGTGATACTGGAAACGCGCCCATTCGGGCTGGCTGTCCACCCAATCAACGTAGCTGTAGATCAACGCTTGCACGCCCTGTTCGGCGGTTGTCGCCTCGGACAGATATTGCTCGCGCAAACGCGCCTGATCCTCCAGGGCGGTGAAGAACAGCGCCGCCACCAAGCCTTCCTTGTTGCCGAAATGATGGTAGATCGCGCCGACGCTGGTCTGGCATTCGGTGCGGATCATTTCAATGGTGGTCGCCTCGATGCCCTGCTCGTTGAACAGCGCCAGGGCCTTGCGAAAGATATCGCGCTTGAGCTCGGCCCTTCTGCCGGGGAAGGCGCGTTCGAGTAAATCTGCTGTTTCCATGCTTGGCATTAACCGGTTCGTTGAATGGACCGGGCGCTGGGTTGCCCGTGATGAAGTGAGCACAGCTTGACAGATTCGCCGCCAACAGAATACCGTTCCGTTACAGAATATTATTCTGTAACGGAACATCATTCCGCAAAATCACTCGTCAGCGAGGCTTCACATGAATCAGGTTCTCGGTATGTTCAACAGCGCAGGTCCGGACGCGTTCAGCAAAATGGCCTGTCAGATGGCGCCGTACTTTTCCACCATCAACCCTCTGGTCACAGAGTTGCGCCAGGGCGCGGCGACCGTGCAGGTGCCGTTTCGCAAGGAAATCACCAATCACCTGGGAACAGTCCACGCGATCGCCATGTGCAACGCCGCCGAGTTGGCTGCGGGCATGATGACCAACGTTTCCATTCCGGAAGGCGCCCGCTGGATTCCCAAAGGGATGAGCGTGCAATACCTGGCCAAGGCCAAGAGCGATGTGACGGCGGTTGCGAATGGCGACGAGGTGGACTGGCAGACCGAAGGCGACAAGATCGTGCCGGTGGACATTCATGACGTGGAAGGCAAGAAGGTGTTCACGGCGCAGATCACCATGAACGTGAAGCTGGGTTGAGGCCGAGGGCGTCCAGGACGCCCTCTATCCAATGATTGTGAAAATCGTGGCGAGGGGATTTATCCCCGCTGGGCTGCGCAGCAGCCCCAAACCTGTGAACTCAATATTCCTGGCACACCGAGTTGCCTGGTTTGAGGGCTGCTTCGCAGCCCAGCGGGGATAAATCCCCTCGCCACAAAACAGGTGCTCGACTCACCGAGAGACGTTGCTGAGCCTATTTTTTGGTCAGGCGAACGTAGCCCCTCGGGTGTTCACGAACAACGAGTACAGCGAGTGGCTGCCGGCCATGAACAGCCGGTTGCCTTCTCGCCCGCCGAAGCAGATGTTCGGGCAGCGTTCCGGCAACGAGATGTGCCCGATGGCCTTGCCCTCGGGGTTGAACACCCGAACGCCGTCGAGTTTTTCCAGGTCGGCCTTGGGGTCGCCATTCCCGCCCCAACCGCACCAGAGGTTGCCGCTCTCGTCGCACTTGATCCCATCGATGGCCGCGTAGTCCAGCCCTTCGATGTGCTTGCGCCGCTCCCCCAGGGTGCCGTCATCCTTGACCGTGATCGCCCAGATCAAACGGTTGGGCTTGGCCCGGCCTTCGACTACGTAGAGGGTTTTTTCGTCCGGGGAAAAGCACAGGCCGTTGGGCCCCGCCAAATCGTCGATTACACGGCTGAGCCTGCCGGTCTGGCCGTCGATGCGGTAGACCGCGTGAGGCTGCGCCGGGGTGACTTTGTGCCCTTCATAATTGTTGCCGGTCTGGAACGGTGGATCGGTGAACCAGATCGAGCCGTCGCGTTTGCAGACGATGTCGTTGGGCGAGTTCAACGGCTTGCCGTCGAAACTGTCGGCCAGCACGGTGATGGTGCCGTTGGGTTCGGTGCGCGTGATGCGCCGACCTTCGCTCGTCGTGGTCGAGCCTTCGCAGACCAGCAACCGCCCCTGGCGATCGCGGCACATGCCGTTGGAGAAGTTCGAGTTCTCACGGTACACCGACAAGCCACCGGTTACTTCATCCCAACGCACGATGCGGTTGTTGGGAATGTCACTGACCAGCAGGTAGCGACCGTCGCCGATCCATACCGGCCCTTCCGCCCAGCGCAAGCCGCTGGCGAGCTTCTCGACACTGGCGTTGAAGATGCGCAAGTCCATGAAGCTGGGGTCGAGGATATTGACCAGGGGGTCTGGATAGCGCTGGCTCAGCGGCTCGGCCTGGGCCAGGCCGGACAGGTTTCCAAGTGTCGCGGCGGCGGCCGAGACCACCAGGGATTTCTTCAGGAAGATCCGGCGCCCCTGATCGGCGGTTGCAGGTTGCGAAGCATCCATCGTACGTCTCCGTTAATTATTATTGGACGGGGACGTTTGTTTTACTCTCTGATAGGACATCGTACAAGATCAAAAATGCAGATGCTTCCTTCCAAGAAACTTTCAACACGGAGAAAAGCCACAGCCAGCTTGAATGCATGACTTATCCAGGCCCTGAGACAAGAAGGCGTGGTTCGACGGGCTTGTTAGCGCCCGCCATATACGGTAAAAATTCGGCGCAGTTGTACGACAACAAAATCAAGAGCCCGCTAAAGGGCTGACGCTGCTCACTCAAGATCGTCTAACAACCTGTGGCGAGGGAGCTTGCTCCCGCTGGGTCGCGAAGCGGCCCCAAAACTGCTGAATGCGGAGTTTTATATACACCGCATTCGCCGGTTTTACGGCCGCTTCGCAGCCGAGCGGGAGCAAGCTCCCTCGCCACGGGCCATCGTTTGTCCTGAGTGAACAGCATTACGCTAATAGGGCTTGTTTCGCGCCCTCCCTTTGAGACGTCCTGCCATGACCCGCTCCATCGCCGCATCCAATGTTCCCATTCCATTCCCCCGCCCGATCGCCGTGCTCATTCTGCTCTGCATGGGCTGCGCCTTCGCTGGCAACCATGTCGCCGCGCGGGCGGCATTCGATGACGGGGCCGGCGTGTTGCTGGCGATCCTGCTGCGCTCGGGCGGGACGTTGCTGGTATTGGCGGCGATGGTGTTGTGGCAACGCCAGAGCTTGCGCCTGCCGCCGGGCGCCTGGCGCTGGCAGTTGGCGTTGGGCCTGCTGATCGGCGCCCAAAGCCTGTGCCTGTATTCCGCCGTGGCCCGGGTGCCGGTGGCGCTGGCTCTGTTGGTGGGCAACGTCTTCCCGATCCTCCTGGCCCTGTTGACCTGGGCCCTCGGCGGCCCGCGCCCGACTGCCCGTACCGCAACGCTGATGGGCTTGATCCTGGTGGGCCTGGTGTTCGTGCTGGAGGTGCCGACGCGGTTGGCGTCCCAGGCGGATGTCGGCCCGCAATGGCTGCTGGGGGTTGGCCTGGCGTTCTGCGCCGCGTGCGTCTTCGCATGCGCGTTGTGGATCACCGATCACAAGTTGTCCCAGGTGCGCGGTTCGGTGCGCAGCCTGCTGACGATTTTCATTGTGTTCAGCAGTGTCAACCTCGCCGGCCTCACCGGGGCCCTGCCCGGCGGCCTCGACTTCCCCGCCAGCAGCACCGGCTGGCTGGCGCTCGCCACCCTGATGGTGCTTTATGGCACCGGCTTCATCGTCTTGTTCATGTGCGTGCCGCGCCTGGACATGCCGCGCAACGCCCCGGTGATGAACATCGAACCACTGGCGACCCTGCTGATCGGCTGGCTGGTGCTGGACCAGATGCTCAACCCAGGGCAGATCCTGGGCGGCGCGATCGTGGTGACTGGCATCGTGTTGCTGACGTGGCGCAAGGTCGAGCGGGTCAAGGCGCCGGTGGCTGAAGCGGTGAAGTGATTAAGCTCGAATATCATTGTGGCGAGGGGATTTAGCGAAACGTCGCACCGCCCCGTTGGGCTGCAGAGCAGCCCTAAAGCAGCGACGCTCAATCTGCCTGGCACACCGAGTTGCCTGGTTTGGGGCTGCTTCGCAGCCCAGCGGGGATAAATCCCCTCGCCACGGGGAATGTGTGGGCTCGGGGAGTTAAGTGTTTACCCCCCTGAAACTAGTTTCAAAAGCCGCAGTCCTACCCCAGCCCTGAACGATGCATCCAGGGCTGACCGGCGCCGTTCTGGCGTCAAGGCAATTCCCTCCCGAGCCGTTCGCCCCATGCGCCATCCTGTTCGCTCTCGCCGTTTCGCTTCGCTGTGCCTCACGATCCTGTCTTCTCTCCTCGCCAACCCGGCCCATGCCCGGGGCGAAGGGCAACTGGTGAGCGCTATCAACGATTACCGCAGCCAGTCCCAACGGTGTGACTGGCAAAGATTGCGCGCCGCGCCCCCCTTGGTACTGCGCTCGAACCTGGCGTTGCCGATCGGTTTCCGTGGCGGACTGCGCGACGCACTGAAGGACGTGGGTTATCAAGCCCGCGAGGTACGCAGCATTCGCCTGACCGACGCACGGGACGCCGACGAAGCGTTGGAAATGCTCGCAGACGAGCATTGCGCGGCGCTGCTGGACAATCGGTACGCCGATATCGGCGTCAATCGGGTCGGTGACGAGTGGCGCGTGGTGTTGGCGCAGCCCATGGGGGGCAGCACGCGAATGAGCGATGCGGGCGCGCCGGACAAGACGCTGCTGGCCCAGGTCAACGCCGCCAGGGCCAAGCCACGGATGTGCGGGCGCCAGCGCTTTGCCGCCGCTCGGCCGTTGAGCTGGAACGCCGCCCTGGGTACCGCCGCCCTCGGGCATAGCCGCGCCATGGCCCGGGGTAATTATTTCGCCCATCGCGACCCGGACGGTCGCTCCACATCCGACCGGGCCAAGGGCGCCGGCTTTCGCGGACATAAGCTGGGCGAAAATATCGCCGCCGGACAACGCTCGCCGAGCCAGGCCATGGGCGACTGGCTCGCCAGCCCCGGGCATTGCGCCAACCTGATGAACCCGATGTTTACCCAGATGGGCGCCGCATCCGCCAGCGATCCGAGCAGTGATGCGGGGGTGTACTGGACGATGGTGCTTGGCGCGCCATAAGCCAATAGGCAGACATCATTGTGGCGAGGGGATTTATCCCCGCTGGGCTGCGGAGCAGCCCCCTGAACCAGTGCTCGGTGTGTCGGGCCGTGAGGGAAGAGGGGCCGCTGCGCGCCCCAGCGGGGATAAATCCCCTCGCCACAAATGCGGTATTTCAGATACTGAACTTGGCCAGCCCTCAAACCGGCCGACGCACCGCCCTCACCTTGCCGCTGCCGCCCCCACCACAAAAGAACCGGTCCGCACCATCGGACTCCAGCCCCGACACGCCGATCCCCGGCGGCATCGTCACGCTTTCCAGCACTTGCGCCGTTTGCGGATCGATACGCCGCAGGTCGCTTTCATCATCTTCCCAGGTGCCATGCCACAGCTCGCCATCGACCCAAGTCACGCCCGTGACGAAGCGATTGGATTCGATCGTGCGCAGAATCCTGCCGTCGGCCGGGTCGATCTGCAGGATCTTGCGCGCCTTGTACTGACCGACCCAAAGTGAACCTTCGGCCCATGCCAGGCCGGAGTCATCACCACTGTTGGGCGCCGGGATCGTCGCCACTACCTGGCCGGTGCGCGGATCGATCTTGCGGATGCTGTCGCCGGCAATCTGGAACAGATGCTGACCGTCGAATGCCGTGCCCGCATTCGCTGGAACATCAAGGGACTGCACGGTCTGGCCACTGGCGGGATCGAGGGCGTGCAGCTTTTCGCCCGAGGCGAACCAGACGCGCTCGCCGTCATGGCTCACGCCGTGCACGCAGTCGACGCCTGGAAACGGGCCGTATTCACGCAGGATTTGTGCCTCTGAACGTTTCATCTCACATCGCCTCATCGGTGGGTGTGATTGCATCCTAGCCATCGAACGGCAGCGCAGTGAGTAACAATACCGTCGCGAATCCGGGCATCGGTGGCGCCGTCCAGCGCCGGGCCCTGGCGCGACCGAACGACTGCGCCTTGCCATTGGCCGCAAGGGTTTCCAACGCTCGCTGCACGCTGCGCTGGCTGGTGCCCAGGGCCAACGCGAGGGCCGAGCTGGACCAGGCTTCTCCGTCCGCCAACAGCGCCAGCACCGCCCCGCAGGGTTGCTCGACGACATGCGCCAGTACCCGGATCTCGTCGGCATCGCGTGGCGTCAGGATAAAACCGCGCCGGGTCGCGACAACGTCGGCCATTGGACGCAGCGCCTTGCGCAACCGTCCCATCTCGACCCGCAGCCGAGCGCGGTGGGAGTCGTCCGTCAACTTCAAGCCAAAGGCCTGGGTCATGAGCACTTCCCGCGAGGCGTCGCCGGGCCAGGCTTGAGCCAGTTCGCGGGCCAGGGCAAACAGCACCGGGCGCCGGGCAAGTGAAATCTGGCGGCCTGCGTTGCCGACCGCATATCGGCAGGCATCCACCACCAGCGCCGCGCCGCCCAACAGGGCTTGCACCTCTTCGAGTGGCAACAAGCGCTCTTCGCCTCGGGCGACCAGGCGCGCTGCGGGCATACGCAGCATTTGCGAGGCGCTTTCGATTTCAGCATTCAACGCGCCAATGCCCGCTTGCCGTGCGGCGTGCCCGGCCCGTTCAAGGGCCTCGCGGGCGGTCTGCGCCTGCAGTCGTCGCATGGCAATGCCGGCGGTCGCCAATTCGCAAGCCGCCCGGGACGCCAAAGGCAGGCCGTCAAGGTCCAGCTCGACGAGTTTGAGCTCGGCCTCGTCGAGCCGGCCCATCAACAACGACCGGCGAATCTCGATGGTCCGCGCATGGCCCGCGTTCGCTCGATCGCCTTGGGTTTCGAGCACCGACCGAGCGGCGTCGAGGCGCTTCATCGGCCAGGCGAGGTCACGGGAAGCCAGGGCAATTTCAGCCTCGGCGACGACGCACCGCGCCCGCGCCATGGCCTCCCTGGGCCCGAAGGCCAAACCGGCCCGCCGCATCAGGCCCTTGGCTTTTTCCAGCTCTCCCAACTGGGCCATGGCAATGCCACGAAGCGCGAGGGCCGGGGCATCATTGCGCAAAGCGACACGATTGAGCGCGGCCACCGGGTCCCCCGCCGCCAATGCGCGCGCTGCTGTGGTGATCATAAGATCCGTTACCATTCCCGCAGCTCCCTGTGGCGAGGGGATTTATCCCCGTTGGGTCGCGAAGCGGCCCCCTGTATCCCGACTGCTACACCGCAGTGACAGGCACAGCTGGGGCTGCTTTGCAGCCCAACGGGGATAAATCCCCTCGCCACAGAGTTGACCTGAGCGTTCGCTGGTTTTGAATCAAAGGCGGATCCTGGCCGCCGGCATCACGTCAATCCGCGACACCGCACTGCTCAGTCGCCCGAGTCGATGGTTGTGATTGGCGATGATCTGCTCCGCCGTCATGCTGCCGTTGTCCACCGTCGAATGGGCGTCGGCGGCCAGGACCACTTCGTACCCCAGGGCATGGGCCTGGCGCACGGTCGCGTTGATGCAATAGTCGGTTTGCAGCCCGCAGATCACCACGCGATCGATGCTCCGGGCTTGCAACAGCGCCAGCAGGTCGGTCTGGTAGAACGCGTCCGGCGTGGTCTTGCGCACCCGCAAGTCATCAGGTCCGGTGAGCAGGCCGCCGGCCAATTGCCAGGCGGCACTGCCATGTGCCAGCGAACCGTCCAGCTCTTCATGCTGGACCAGGATCACCGGCAGGTCGACAGCCCGCGCCCTGGCGCTGAGGTCGTTGATGGTCTGGACCAGGCGCTGGCTGTCGAAGCATTCCTCCTCGCCAGCACACAACCCCTCCTGGACATCGATAATCAGTAATGCGGTGCTCATGTTTCCCTCTTCGAATGGTCAGTAGCCCAACGACAATCCGGTGTTGCGGCGTGGATCGTTAGCGCCGTAGAAGCGGTTCTTGCCCACCGGCTTGCCGCCCAATGACGGCGCGCCCACCAGGATCGCGGCGATGTGGTTCGGATCCTGTGGCCCGGCAAACTTATGCCCCCAGCTCTCCAGCAGCTTGAGCGTATCGGGGCTGGCGGCGAAGGTTTCCAGGTTGGTTTCCTCCGGCATCCACTGTTGATGGAAGCGCGGCGCATCCACCGCTTCCTGCAGGTTCATGCCGTAGTCGATCACGTTGAGGATGGTCAGCAAGGTTGCCGTGATGATGCGGCTGCCGCCCGGGGTCCCGACGACCATCACGGTCTTGCCGTCCTTGGTGACGATGGTCGGGCTCATGGACGACAGCGGCGCCTTGCCCGGCGCGATGGCGTTGGCTTCGCCCTGCACCAGGCCGTACATGTTGGGCACGCCGACCTTGGCGGTGAAATCGTCCATTTCGTCGTTGAGGATCACCCCGGTCTTGCTCGCCATCACGCCGGCGCCGAACCAGTCGTTGAGGGTGTAGGTGACGGAGACGGCGTTGCCCCACTTGTCGACGATCGAATAAT
This genomic interval from Pseudomonas alvandae contains the following:
- a CDS encoding TetR/AcrR family transcriptional regulator, which gives rise to METADLLERAFPGRRAELKRDIFRKALALFNEQGIEATTIEMIRTECQTSVGAIYHHFGNKEGLVAALFFTALEDQARLREQYLSEATTAEQGVQALIYSYVDWVDSQPEWARFQYHARFAVTKGPFKDELASRNTSRNGQLWQWLSAAEQGEALKRYPAELMFSLIIGASESYCRAWLAGRVPSSPKAHRELLAQAAWRSISAE
- a CDS encoding hotdog fold domain-containing protein encodes the protein MNQVLGMFNSAGPDAFSKMACQMAPYFSTINPLVTELRQGAATVQVPFRKEITNHLGTVHAIAMCNAAELAAGMMTNVSIPEGARWIPKGMSVQYLAKAKSDVTAVANGDEVDWQTEGDKIVPVDIHDVEGKKVFTAQITMNVKLG
- a CDS encoding SMP-30/gluconolactonase/LRE family protein — its product is MDASQPATADQGRRIFLKKSLVVSAAAATLGNLSGLAQAEPLSQRYPDPLVNILDPSFMDLRIFNASVEKLASGLRWAEGPVWIGDGRYLLVSDIPNNRIVRWDEVTGGLSVYRENSNFSNGMCRDRQGRLLVCEGSTTTSEGRRITRTEPNGTITVLADSFDGKPLNSPNDIVCKRDGSIWFTDPPFQTGNNYEGHKVTPAQPHAVYRIDGQTGRLSRVIDDLAGPNGLCFSPDEKTLYVVEGRAKPNRLIWAITVKDDGTLGERRKHIEGLDYAAIDGIKCDESGNLWCGWGGNGDPKADLEKLDGVRVFNPEGKAIGHISLPERCPNICFGGREGNRLFMAGSHSLYSLFVNTRGATFA
- a CDS encoding EamA family transporter, translating into MTRSIAASNVPIPFPRPIAVLILLCMGCAFAGNHVAARAAFDDGAGVLLAILLRSGGTLLVLAAMVLWQRQSLRLPPGAWRWQLALGLLIGAQSLCLYSAVARVPVALALLVGNVFPILLALLTWALGGPRPTARTATLMGLILVGLVFVLEVPTRLASQADVGPQWLLGVGLAFCAACVFACALWITDHKLSQVRGSVRSLLTIFIVFSSVNLAGLTGALPGGLDFPASSTGWLALATLMVLYGTGFIVLFMCVPRLDMPRNAPVMNIEPLATLLIGWLVLDQMLNPGQILGGAIVVTGIVLLTWRKVERVKAPVAEAVK
- a CDS encoding CAP domain-containing protein, translating into MRHPVRSRRFASLCLTILSSLLANPAHARGEGQLVSAINDYRSQSQRCDWQRLRAAPPLVLRSNLALPIGFRGGLRDALKDVGYQAREVRSIRLTDARDADEALEMLADEHCAALLDNRYADIGVNRVGDEWRVVLAQPMGGSTRMSDAGAPDKTLLAQVNAARAKPRMCGRQRFAAARPLSWNAALGTAALGHSRAMARGNYFAHRDPDGRSTSDRAKGAGFRGHKLGENIAAGQRSPSQAMGDWLASPGHCANLMNPMFTQMGAASASDPSSDAGVYWTMVLGAP
- a CDS encoding Vgb family protein, coding for MKRSEAQILREYGPFPGVDCVHGVSHDGERVWFASGEKLHALDPASGQTVQSLDVPANAGTAFDGQHLFQIAGDSIRKIDPRTGQVVATIPAPNSGDDSGLAWAEGSLWVGQYKARKILQIDPADGRILRTIESNRFVTGVTWVDGELWHGTWEDDESDLRRIDPQTAQVLESVTMPPGIGVSGLESDGADRFFCGGGGSGKVRAVRRPV
- a CDS encoding helix-turn-helix domain-containing protein, with the protein product MVTDLMITTAARALAAGDPVAALNRVALRNDAPALALRGIAMAQLGELEKAKGLMRRAGLAFGPREAMARARCVVAEAEIALASRDLAWPMKRLDAARSVLETQGDRANAGHARTIEIRRSLLMGRLDEAELKLVELDLDGLPLASRAACELATAGIAMRRLQAQTAREALERAGHAARQAGIGALNAEIESASQMLRMPAARLVARGEERLLPLEEVQALLGGAALVVDACRYAVGNAGRQISLARRPVLFALARELAQAWPGDASREVLMTQAFGLKLTDDSHRARLRVEMGRLRKALRPMADVVATRRGFILTPRDADEIRVLAHVVEQPCGAVLALLADGEAWSSSALALALGTSQRSVQRALETLAANGKAQSFGRARARRWTAPPMPGFATVLLLTALPFDG
- a CDS encoding cysteine hydrolase family protein: MSTALLIIDVQEGLCAGEEECFDSQRLVQTINDLSARARAVDLPVILVQHEELDGSLAHGSAAWQLAGGLLTGPDDLRVRKTTPDAFYQTDLLALLQARSIDRVVICGLQTDYCINATVRQAHALGYEVVLAADAHSTVDNGSMTAEQIIANHNHRLGRLSSAVSRIDVMPAARIRL